The Thermovirga sp. genomic interval ATGACTACGGGAGCTGGCAAGGATGCGCCCTGTGGCCACGATGATCTTCCACCCCTCATCCCTCAGCTCCCGACAGACCTGGACCACCTCGTCACAGATGTGGTCCCCGTGGGCCAGGGTTCCGTCGATATCGGTCACAAGCAATTTTCTCATGATCTCCCCCAGGTCTCCCTAAAACCCTTTCAAAAGACAAAAGAACATCGCAGGTTAAAGGGGGAAAGATGAACGGGAAAAATTATCTTGACTCCAGCAGTCTGGCACAGTAATTATGGTATCATGTAAATGTTTCCATAACCTTCTCAGGGGGTGTAGGCTTTGAGGAAATTTCTTGTGCTCGCCTTGTTTGCTGCTTTTGCGGTTATGAGTTTAGCGGCTGTCGCCGCGGCCGAGGATGTGATCAAGATCGGCCACCTGGCGGCTCTAACGGGTGACTGGGCCGCCTATGGACAGACCGAGGCCAACTCGGCGAAACTGGCCGTGGCTGAGATCAACGCTAAAGGTGGAGTCCTCGGCAAGAAGCTC includes:
- a CDS encoding ABC transporter substrate-binding protein, translated to MSLAAVAAAEDVIKIGHLAALTGDWAAYGQTEANSAKLAVAEINAKGGVLGKKLELLVYDFRTRPEDAVNAFRRMAENDKVVAVIGANGSGINI